One genomic window of Branchiostoma floridae strain S238N-H82 chromosome 4, Bfl_VNyyK, whole genome shotgun sequence includes the following:
- the LOC118414469 gene encoding protein CLN8-like → MGLLQAVHPALEELDYTQPSVQASVIGGTILLFLVLQVLTRLVSSQMEVYRRLGTAGDKVGWIRAILGMFFGAVSTVVGIWTIFWDDSVNTDIAMATTPTGRFAVLFSVGFSIFELMQLATMSLTRRAFYPIVFLHHTWLTALLTQVMWCDRLHHLTVAGLTMEIILPFDRISWMLLKAGRRDTRAWEWNQLILIHTFSLRNMVECYMWFHTYRNWHRIWGVTPLPLLCLVYGGLVLTTFWMTPFWWIESIRRYSVTFSARRQIKMHANKNVSDKKTK, encoded by the exons ATGGGACTGCTGCAGGCCGTCCACCCGGCCCTGGAGGAGTTAGACTACACCCAGCCGTCTGTGCAGGCATCCGTTATAGGAGGGACCATCCTTTTGTTCCTGGTGCTGCAAGTACTGACCCGCCTGGTGTCCAGTCAGATGGAGGTGTACAGGCGTCTGGGTACAGCCGGTGATAAG GTAGGGTGGATCAGGGCTATTTTGGGGATGTTCTTCGGTGCTGTCTCCACGGTGGTGGGAATATGGACCATCTTTTGGGACGACTCCGTCAACACGGacatcgccatggcaaccacaCCCACAGGACGCTTCGCAGTGCTCTTCTCAGTCGGTTTCTCCATCTTCGAACTGATGCAG CTCGCTACGATGTCCCTCACACGCCGCGCGTTCTACCCCATCGTGTTCCTGCACCACACCTGGCTCACCGCCCTGCTCACACAGGTCATGTGGTGCGACCGTCTGCACCACCTCACCGTGGCCGGGCTCACCATGGAGATCATCCTGCCGTTCGACAGGATCAGCTGGATGTTGCTCAAAGCCGGGAGGAGAGACACTCGGGCTTGGGAATGGAACCAGTTGATTCTCATCCACACATTTTCCCTTCGCAACATGGTGGAATGTTACATGTGGTTCCACACCTATAGAAACTGGCACAGGATCTGGGGCGTGACGCCCCTCCCGCTGCTGTGCCTTGTGTACGGTGGACTTGTTCTCACCACGTTTTGGATGACGCCGTTTTGGTGGATCGAGAGTATCAGGAGGTATTCCGTCACCTTTAGTGCAAGGAGGCAGATAAAAATGCATGCGAACAAAAACGTTAGCGACAAAAAGACAAAGTAA
- the LOC118413990 gene encoding ETS-related transcription factor Elf-3-like isoform X1, with protein MAESLTQAIDDTTLDLGQFLSNFPIPTPTQFAIPQPSDAVFPTPPTSPPNMTSTWGLVKSELPSSCTLQSEQASFTELQTAHANYMPIQNQFNWCNSHPMNWSYQQVRGFLTWAVAEYELPPHEINFEHFRVNGAKLCMMSREEFSLLCPNYGDILYLSIGKVLEEAQYLYDPTPAFCEGPSDTTMSESVRAMHEEMMNMDFIQAPVDDLPMQDLFPDCGGITADDIDVNDKFEDVNVELSDFPPSPTASDESYSSMSPGPTSPYYCSSESDYSSGDRTLGNLFMPRYETSDGDSDHDSYGSSPRRSYTDELHMYDDSDKEVKPTVDFSVQNAPINMKIKPAGAPERRARGRPRKVRTVTEEMLTTGKRGRQHSKGNHLWEFVRDLLKNPSTNPKVIKWEDRRDGIFRFVQSEAVANMWGRKKNNPNMTYEKLSRAMRYYYKRHILERVDGKRLVYRFGTEAKGWRENE; from the exons ATGGCAGAATCACTAACACAG GCGATTGACGACACCACCCTCGACTTGGGCCAGTTTCTGTCCAACTTCCCCATTCCCACGCCGACACAGTTTGCGATCCCGCAGCCGTCAGACGCCGTGTTCCCGACACCGCCCACCTCACCGCCAAACATGACCAGCACCTGGGGACTGGTCAAGTCGGAGCTGCCGTCCAGCTGCACGCTGCAGAGTGAGCAGGCATCCTTCACTGAGCTGCAGACGGCTCATGCCAACTACATGCCCATCCAGAACCAGTTCA ACTGGTGCAACAGCCACCCCATGAACTGGTCCTACCAACAAGTGCGCGGCTTCCTCACCTGGGCGGTCGCCGAGTACGAGCTGCCGCCGCACGAGATCAACTTTGAGCACTTCCGCGTCAACGGCGCCAAGCTGTGCATGATGAGTAGGGAGGAGTTCTCCCTGCTGTGCCCCAACTATGGAGACATCTTGTACCTCTCCATCGGCAAGGTGCTGGAAGAAG CTCAGTACCTCTATGATCCAACCCCTGCCTTCTGTGAAGGCCCCAGTGACACTACTATGTCAGAGTCAGTACGTGCTATGCATGAGGAGATGATGAACATGGACTTTATCCAAGCCCCAGTGGACG ACCTGCCTATGCAGGACCTGTTCCCAGACTGTGGCGGGATCACCGCTGATGACATCGATGTCAACGACAAGTTTGAGGATGTCAACGTTGAGCTCAGCGACTTCCCACCCAGCCCGACCGCTTCAGACGAGTCCTACTCATCCATGTCACCCGGGCCCACCTCACCGTACTACTGTAGCAGTGAATCAG ACTACAGCAGTGGTGACCGGACCTTGGGTAACCTCTTCATGCCACGGTATGAGACAAGTGACGGGGACTCAGACCACGACAGCTATGGCTCCTCTCCCCGCCGGAGCTACACAGATG AGTTGCACATGTATGACGACTCTgacaaagaagtcaaacccacgGTCGACTTCTCTGTGCAAAACGCACCAATCAACATGAAGATCAAGCCTGCCGGAGCCCCCGAGAGGAGGGCCCGTGGCCGCCCGAGGAAGGTGCGCACAGTGACGGAGGAAATGCTCACCACAGGGAAGAGAGGCCGCCAGCACA GTAAGGGTAACCACCTGTGGGAGTTTGTGAGGGACCTGCTGAAGAACCCGTCCACCAACCCAAAGGTCATCAAGTGGGAGGACAGGCGTGATGGCATCTTCCGCTTCGTCCAGTCCGAGGCCGTCGCCAACATGTGGGGCCGCAAGAAGAACAATCCCAACATGACCTACGAGAAGCTGTCACGTGCTATGAG GTATTACTACAAGCGTCACATCCTGGAGCGCGTAGATGGCAAGCGCTTGGTCTATCGCTTCGGAACCGAGGCCAAGGGGTGGAGGGAGAACGAGTAG
- the LOC118413990 gene encoding ETS-related transcription factor Elf-3-like isoform X2 codes for MAESLTQAIDDTTLDLGQFLSNFPIPTPTQFAIPQPSDAVFPTPPTSPPNMTSTWGLVKSELPSSCTLQSEQASFTELQTAHANYMPIQNQFNWCNSHPMNWSYQQVRGFLTWAVAEYELPPHEINFEHFRVNGAKLCMMSREEFSLLCPNYGDILYLSIGKVLEEAQYLYDPTPAFCEGPSDTTMSESVRAMHEEMMNMDFIQAPVDDLPMQDLFPDCGGITADDIDVNDKFEDVNVELSDFPPSPTASDESYSSMSPGPTSPYYCSSESDYSSGDRTLGNLFMPRYETSDGDSDHDSYGSSPRRSYTDELHMYDDSDKEVKPTVDFSVQNAPINMKIKPAGAPERRARGRPRKVRTVTEEMLTTGKRGRQHSKGNHLWEFVRDLLKNPSTNPKVIKWEDRRDGIFRFVQSEAVANMWGRKKNNPNMTYEKLSRAMRYYYKRQILQQVPERRLVYKFGPAATGWQDNE; via the exons ATGGCAGAATCACTAACACAG GCGATTGACGACACCACCCTCGACTTGGGCCAGTTTCTGTCCAACTTCCCCATTCCCACGCCGACACAGTTTGCGATCCCGCAGCCGTCAGACGCCGTGTTCCCGACACCGCCCACCTCACCGCCAAACATGACCAGCACCTGGGGACTGGTCAAGTCGGAGCTGCCGTCCAGCTGCACGCTGCAGAGTGAGCAGGCATCCTTCACTGAGCTGCAGACGGCTCATGCCAACTACATGCCCATCCAGAACCAGTTCA ACTGGTGCAACAGCCACCCCATGAACTGGTCCTACCAACAAGTGCGCGGCTTCCTCACCTGGGCGGTCGCCGAGTACGAGCTGCCGCCGCACGAGATCAACTTTGAGCACTTCCGCGTCAACGGCGCCAAGCTGTGCATGATGAGTAGGGAGGAGTTCTCCCTGCTGTGCCCCAACTATGGAGACATCTTGTACCTCTCCATCGGCAAGGTGCTGGAAGAAG CTCAGTACCTCTATGATCCAACCCCTGCCTTCTGTGAAGGCCCCAGTGACACTACTATGTCAGAGTCAGTACGTGCTATGCATGAGGAGATGATGAACATGGACTTTATCCAAGCCCCAGTGGACG ACCTGCCTATGCAGGACCTGTTCCCAGACTGTGGCGGGATCACCGCTGATGACATCGATGTCAACGACAAGTTTGAGGATGTCAACGTTGAGCTCAGCGACTTCCCACCCAGCCCGACCGCTTCAGACGAGTCCTACTCATCCATGTCACCCGGGCCCACCTCACCGTACTACTGTAGCAGTGAATCAG ACTACAGCAGTGGTGACCGGACCTTGGGTAACCTCTTCATGCCACGGTATGAGACAAGTGACGGGGACTCAGACCACGACAGCTATGGCTCCTCTCCCCGCCGGAGCTACACAGATG AGTTGCACATGTATGACGACTCTgacaaagaagtcaaacccacgGTCGACTTCTCTGTGCAAAACGCACCAATCAACATGAAGATCAAGCCTGCCGGAGCCCCCGAGAGGAGGGCCCGTGGCCGCCCGAGGAAGGTGCGCACAGTGACGGAGGAAATGCTCACCACAGGGAAGAGAGGCCGCCAGCACA GTAAGGGTAACCACCTGTGGGAGTTTGTGAGGGACCTGCTGAAGAACCCGTCCACCAACCCAAAGGTCATCAAGTGGGAGGACAGGCGTGATGGCATCTTCCGCTTCGTCCAGTCCGAGGCCGTCGCCAACATGTGGGGCCGCAAGAAGAACAATCCCAACATGACCTACGAGAAGCTGTCACGTGCTATGAG GTACTACTACAAGCGTCAGATCCTGCAGCAGGTGCCTGAGCGCCGCCTAGTGTACAAGTTTGGTCCTGCAGCTACTGGGTGGCAGGACAATGAGTAg
- the LOC118413990 gene encoding ETS-related transcription factor Elf-3-like isoform X3, giving the protein MAESLTQAIDDTTLDLGQFLSNFPIPTPTQFAIPQPSDAVFPTPPTSPPNMTSTWGLVKSELPSSCTLQSEQASFTELQTAHANYMPIQNQFNWCNSHPMNWSYQQVRGFLTWAVAEYELPPHEINFEHFRVNGAKLCMMSREEFSLLCPNYGDILYLSIGKVLEEDLPMQDLFPDCGGITADDIDVNDKFEDVNVELSDFPPSPTASDESYSSMSPGPTSPYYCSSESDYSSGDRTLGNLFMPRYETSDGDSDHDSYGSSPRRSYTDELHMYDDSDKEVKPTVDFSVQNAPINMKIKPAGAPERRARGRPRKVRTVTEEMLTTGKRGRQHSKGNHLWEFVRDLLKNPSTNPKVIKWEDRRDGIFRFVQSEAVANMWGRKKNNPNMTYEKLSRAMRYYYKRHILERVDGKRLVYRFGTEAKGWRENE; this is encoded by the exons ATGGCAGAATCACTAACACAG GCGATTGACGACACCACCCTCGACTTGGGCCAGTTTCTGTCCAACTTCCCCATTCCCACGCCGACACAGTTTGCGATCCCGCAGCCGTCAGACGCCGTGTTCCCGACACCGCCCACCTCACCGCCAAACATGACCAGCACCTGGGGACTGGTCAAGTCGGAGCTGCCGTCCAGCTGCACGCTGCAGAGTGAGCAGGCATCCTTCACTGAGCTGCAGACGGCTCATGCCAACTACATGCCCATCCAGAACCAGTTCA ACTGGTGCAACAGCCACCCCATGAACTGGTCCTACCAACAAGTGCGCGGCTTCCTCACCTGGGCGGTCGCCGAGTACGAGCTGCCGCCGCACGAGATCAACTTTGAGCACTTCCGCGTCAACGGCGCCAAGCTGTGCATGATGAGTAGGGAGGAGTTCTCCCTGCTGTGCCCCAACTATGGAGACATCTTGTACCTCTCCATCGGCAAGGTGCTGGAAGAAG ACCTGCCTATGCAGGACCTGTTCCCAGACTGTGGCGGGATCACCGCTGATGACATCGATGTCAACGACAAGTTTGAGGATGTCAACGTTGAGCTCAGCGACTTCCCACCCAGCCCGACCGCTTCAGACGAGTCCTACTCATCCATGTCACCCGGGCCCACCTCACCGTACTACTGTAGCAGTGAATCAG ACTACAGCAGTGGTGACCGGACCTTGGGTAACCTCTTCATGCCACGGTATGAGACAAGTGACGGGGACTCAGACCACGACAGCTATGGCTCCTCTCCCCGCCGGAGCTACACAGATG AGTTGCACATGTATGACGACTCTgacaaagaagtcaaacccacgGTCGACTTCTCTGTGCAAAACGCACCAATCAACATGAAGATCAAGCCTGCCGGAGCCCCCGAGAGGAGGGCCCGTGGCCGCCCGAGGAAGGTGCGCACAGTGACGGAGGAAATGCTCACCACAGGGAAGAGAGGCCGCCAGCACA GTAAGGGTAACCACCTGTGGGAGTTTGTGAGGGACCTGCTGAAGAACCCGTCCACCAACCCAAAGGTCATCAAGTGGGAGGACAGGCGTGATGGCATCTTCCGCTTCGTCCAGTCCGAGGCCGTCGCCAACATGTGGGGCCGCAAGAAGAACAATCCCAACATGACCTACGAGAAGCTGTCACGTGCTATGAG GTATTACTACAAGCGTCACATCCTGGAGCGCGTAGATGGCAAGCGCTTGGTCTATCGCTTCGGAACCGAGGCCAAGGGGTGGAGGGAGAACGAGTAG